A section of the Candidatus Acidiferrales bacterium genome encodes:
- a CDS encoding transcriptional repressor, whose protein sequence is METAKKKLENYLRHEGHRVTPERFQVLDAVMIAPGHFDADELFLSLKKSGSKVSRATVYNTLDILEECDLVFKTRLKDHGSRYEKAFGRTHHDHLVCVQCGKIVEFMDNNIERSQEAIAKQFRFKLISHSHQIFGLCPDCKKNE, encoded by the coding sequence ATGGAAACAGCCAAAAAGAAACTCGAAAATTATTTGCGGCACGAGGGCCACAGGGTCACTCCCGAACGGTTCCAGGTTCTCGACGCTGTGATGATTGCACCGGGACATTTCGACGCGGACGAACTGTTCCTCAGCCTGAAGAAATCCGGAAGCAAGGTTTCGAGAGCAACAGTATACAACACATTGGATATCCTGGAGGAGTGCGATCTCGTTTTCAAGACGCGGTTGAAGGACCACGGATCGCGCTATGAGAAAGCGTTCGGAAGGACACATCATGATCATCTCGTATGCGTGCAGTGCGGTAAGATTGTCGAGTTCATGGACAATAACATCGAACGCAGCCAGGAAGCAATCGCGAAACAATTCAGATTCAAACTCATAAGTCATTCGCATCAAATTTTCGGACTATGTCCTGACTGCAAAAAGAACGAATGA